A genomic stretch from Echeneis naucrates chromosome 6, fEcheNa1.1, whole genome shotgun sequence includes:
- the nradd gene encoding death domain-containing membrane protein NRADD → MSFFLFCALLLLKVTFGDACASNQFTESGQCCSLCPAGFGVEAKCGEQDTKCTPCLPGTFSPSEGLGHCLACTKCPKSASMVASCSANQDTQCECESDSFLLGNLSMCAPCSKCVHGQGVIRECGPQGNTVCQTCGPGTFSEEHISTKPCQMCTQCSDSEVEIRPCLPNSDTLCMDKKLHILSRPAESDGTREAPNFPGAEEAIDEDEASPSPEAPKFTPEDEGGNNNILAYVSVLAAVVLGLLLYVAYKCWRSCKQKKALSKARAAELGSSPEGEKLQSDSGVFLDSHSLQDNQPSKATKRDSKPDNWLYINLPPHRQEEVERLLQEGGSQGWRELGAELGYESEQLDLFGRGEAAAHTLLSNWAQKEGSTLGLLCSALAHIERPDVVTALNCPAQGVSVV, encoded by the exons AtgagtttttttctcttctgcgCACTTCTGCTGTTGAAA GTAACTTTTGGAGATGCCTGTGCCAGCAACCAGTTCACTGAATCAGGGCAGTGTTGCAGTCTGTGTCCTGCTGGCTTTGGTGTGGAAGCAAAATGTGGGGAACAGGATACCAAGTGCACACCGTGCCTGCCGG GGACATTTTCCCCATCTGAAGGTCTTGGCCATTGTCTCGCCTGTACCAAGTGCCCCAAAAGTGCCTCTATGGTGGCATCGTGCTCTGCTAATCAAGACACACAATGCGAATGTGAAAGCGACTCCTTTCTTTTGGGAAACCTAAGCATGTGTGCGCCTTGCTCCAAATGTGTGCACGGTCAGGGTGTCATTCGGGAGTGCGGCCCTCAGGGAAACACTGTGTGCCAGACATGTGGACCAGGAACATTTTCTGAGGAGCATATTAGCACCAAACCATGCCAGATGTGCACCCAGTGCTCCGATAGTGAAGTGGAGATCCGACCCTGCTTGCCCAACTCTGACACACTTTGCATGG ATAAGAAGCTGCACATTCTGTCTCGTCCTGCTGAGTCTGATGGGACCCGTGAAGCTCCTAACTTTCCAGGTGCAGAGGAGGCAATAGACGAAGACGAAGCAAGTCCTTCCCCTGAGGCACCAAAGTTTACCCCAGAGGATGAGGGTGGCAACAACAATATTCTTGCTTATGTGTCTGTTCTGGCTGCCGTGGTGCTGGGTCTGCTTCTTTATGTGGCTTATAAATG CTGGAGATCGTGTAAACAGAAGAAAGCACTCTCTAAGGCCCGGGCAGCTGAGTTGGGATCATCTCCAGAGGGAGAAAAGCTCCAAAGCGACAGTGGTGTTTTTCTGGACTCGCACAGTCTGCAGGACAACCAGCCCAGCAAAG CTACCAAGAGGGACAGCAAGCCGGACAACTGGCTATACATCAACCTACCCccccacagacaggaagaggtgGAGCGCCTACTGCAGGAGGGAGGCAGCCAAGGGTGGAGGGAGCTGGGGGCAGAGCTGGGCTATGAGTCTGAACAGCTAGACCTGTTTGGGCGTGGAGAGGCCGCTGCTCACACTCTCCTGTCTAACTGGGCCCAGAAAGAAGGCTCCACTCTGGGACTGCTGTGCTCTGCACTGGCCCACATTGAGAGGCCTGACGTGGTGACAGCTCTAAACTGCCCCGCACAGGGAGTCTCCGTGGTCTAA